The segment GCGTCACCGAGGAACACGGGGTGTGGGCGGAGCGGTGCCAGGGATGCGGAGACTGCGTTCTCGACAGGACATGCGGCATATGCCCCGTCACGAGGTGCGCGAAAAGCATCATGAACGGCCCCTGCGGAGGGTCGCGGAACGGTGAATGTGAGCTTCGCGACGGCACCCCCTGTGCCTGGCAGCTTATCATTGACAGGCTCAAGGCCTCGGGAGAGCTCTCGAGGTATGGCGAGATCGCCAAACCGAGGGATTGGTCCACATCGCGCGACGGAGGGCCGAGAAAGAGGACGCGGGAGGATATGAGGATATGACGGCCCCGGGCAACCTGGAAAGAGTGCTCACCTCCGGTGGTTTCGCCGTCACGGCGGAATGCGGCCCGCCGCGCGGGGCGGACCCGGAAGCCATCCGCAAAAAGGGCGGGTATCTCAAGGGTTTCGTCGACGCCGTGAATGTCACCGACAACCAGACGGCCGTCGTCCGCATGTCGAGCATGGCGGCTTGCCTCATACTGAAAGAGATGGGGTTCGACCCCGTGCTCCAGATGACCGTCCGCGACCGCAACCGCATAGCGCTTCAGAGCGACATCCTCGGGGCCGCCGCGCTTGGCATCAGGAACATACTGTGCCTTTCCGGCGACCACCAGTCGTTCGGCGACCACCCGGGCGCGAAGAACGTCTACGACATAGACTCCATCCAGTTCGTCGACATGGCGTGCGCCATGCGCGATGAAGGCAGGCTCTCAAGCGGCGCCGAGATCACGGTGAAACCGGATATCTTCATCGGCTGCGTCGAGAACCCCTTCGCCGACCCCTTTGAAATACGTGCCTTGAGGCTGGCAAAAAAGATCGCCGCCGGTGCCCGTTTTATCCAGACACAGTGCGTCTTCAACGTGGAGAAGTTTGCCCGCTGGATGGAGATGGTCCGTGACCTCGGCCTTCACGAGAAGGCCTCCATCCTCGCCGGCATCACTCCTATGAAATCGCCCGGCATGGCCCGGTACATGAAAAATTCCGTTCCCGGGATGGATGTCCCCGACGACCTGGTGGAGCGCATGGCATCGGTGCCGAAGGAACGCCACCGCGAGGAAGGCGTGGCGATCTGCCTCGAGACCATCGAGAGAGTGCGGGCCATCGAAGGCGTGGCCGGGATCCACATCATGGCCATAGAATGGGAAGAGATAGTCCCCGACATCGTGAAAGGCGCGGGCCTTCATCCGAGACCGTAAGGGGAGAAAACCGTTTCGGGTTCCACGTTTCAAGTTTCAAGTTGAAGATCAAAAGAAACACCCACACGTCGCCCGTCGCATGTTTGAGGTGTCTAACCTGGAACCTGAGACCTGAAACGGTTTCTTATTCTCTCGTTTTCTTCAAGACTTCGTACATCCTGCGGAAGGTCCGGGGCTCCAGGGTTTCGGCCCGTACGGAGCGGGGGAAATCCATTTCCTCGTAGAGGGTTTCCACTTCGGCGTCGGTAAAGACCTCAAGAAGGGCGCGGCGCATGAATTTACGCTTGTGGCTGAAGGCCTGGCGGATGAAAGAAAGGAGGGTATCGTCGACGTCGTACGCGTCACCCCGGAAACGCATGGCAAGGTATATGCTGTCCACCTTCGGCGGTGGGATGAAGACGTGAGCCCTGATATGCATGAGGACCTTCACATCCGCGACGAGCTGCGAGGCCACCGAGAGCGAACCGTACGCCCTGGTGCCGGGGTTCGCGGTCATGCGCTCGCCGATCTCCTTCTGCACGGTGAGATAGGCACCCTCAATGGACCGCCTTTCACCGATGAGCTTGAAAATGATGGGTCCCGTGATCCCGTAGGGGATGTTCCCCATCACCTTGACGGTCCGGCCCCGTGCGAGACTGGTTATGTCTACACCCAGTATGTCGCCGGGGAGGATCTCGACATTGGGAAAAGCGAGACATACCGCCTCAAGGTGGGGCATCATCTCGCGGTCCAGTTCGACGGCGACCACGCCCGCTGCCGACGAGGCGATGGCCCGCGTCAGGTCACCCTGTCCGGCCCCTATCTCCACCACCCTGTCTTCGGCGGTGATCCCGGCGAGAGACACCATCTTGCGCAGGATGTTGCCGTCCTTTATGAGGTTCTGCGAGAAGCGCCTTTTCAGCATGACCGCCGCATCATTTCATCGCCATCCGGGAATACCCCTTGATATCAAGACCGGAGTACATCCCCGCGTCGGCATGGAAGGAAGCCAGCGATGCCACCATGGCCCCGTTGTCGGTGCAGAACTCGGGAGACGAGATCATGACCTCGATGCCCTCCTGCCGCGAACGCTCGAAGAAGACCTCGCGGAGCCTGCCGTTGGCAGCGACGCCACCCCCGACAACGATCCGTTCTATCCTGGCAAGCCTCGCTGCCCTTATGGTCTTCGACACCAGGACATCGCATATGGCTTCCTGGAAGGAGGCCAGAACGTGGTTGATGGTGGAATCGTCTATCGTATGCTTCTTCGCGTAGGTGAGGAAAGCCGTTTTAAGCCCGCTGAAACTGAAATCGCAGGTGTTGCCGTCCATCATGGGGCGGGGAAAGGCAACGTAATCCCTCGTGCCGCTTCTGGCCATTTCCTCTATTATCCTCCCGCCGGGATAGCCGATGCCGAGGAACTTCGCGATCTTGTCGAAGGCCTCCCCGGCCGCGTCGTCGCGGGTGGAGCCGAGCACCCTGAAGCGGCAGGGCGCCTCCATGAGGAGAATGATCGTGTGTCCCCCGGAGACGACAAGGGCGACGAAAGGGAAATCCACCTCGCGCTCAAGGAAGATGCTCATGGCATGGGCCTCTATGTGATTCACCCCGATAAGGGGCCTTCCGAGGGCGAGACAGAATCCCTTGGCGAAACAGAGACCGACGAGGACGCTTCCGATGAGCCCCGGCCCGGCGGTGACACCGACGAGGTCTATATCCCGCGCCGAGGCGCCTGCCCGGGCAAGGACCTCTTCGTATATCGCGCCTATCTGTTCAACGTGCTTGCGGGATGCTATCTCGGGAACGATCCCGCCGAAGCGTTTGTGCAGGTCCGCCTGACTGGAGACGATGTGGGACCGGATCTTCCGGCCCTCTTCCATGACCGCCACCGACGTGTCGTCACAGGAGGTATCGATGCCGAGGATCACCATGGGCGGGGCTTCTGTCAGAGTTCCTTCGCGGGCTTGAGTATCTTGATCTTCCCGTCTTTGAGCATGGTCTGTTTCGATTCCTCGATGAAGGACCTCAGGAACTGTTCCCTCTGCCTTGCCGCGTAGTACCGGGAAAAACCTTCCTTGTTCTTCTCCCATTCCTTCCTGTCCGGATCCTGCTCGCCGGCAAAGGAGAATATGTAGTAATCTCCGTTTATCTCGACAGGCTTGGTGTAGACAGGGTTTTCCTTCGTGAGCCCGAGGAGATCCATGGCGTCCCTTGGGACCTCTCCCAGCTTCGGGATCGACGTGGCCGTCCGCGAGATGAAACCCGTCGTGGTCCTTGCCGCCGCGGATCTGGTCTTGAGAGCGTCCTCTGCCGCAAGACGGGCCATTTCCTTCGCCTTCCCGTTCGCTATCCTGGCCTTGAGGGTCGCCAGGGCCACGCTCTTCTCCATGGGCTTTCCATCCTCGCGCTCAACAAGCTGGAAGATGTACGACTTCCCGTCATCGCGCGCGGGAAGGGAAATGTCACCCTTCCTCAGGTCCTTGAGCCACGTCTCGATCTTCAGGGCCTTGAACCTCTTGAAAATCTCGCTCTGGCGCGCATCTCCCGTGTCCGATACGGCAAGGCCCTTCTGCTTGCCATAGGCGTCGATGTCCTTTGCCTTGAGGAGGTCCATGTAAGCCTGATCGTCCTTAAGGTTGCCCGCGCCGTCAATTACAATGTATTTCAGGCGAAAGGTGTTCTCACCGCGAAAGCGGTCCTTTTCTTTCTCATACAGATCATTCAATTCCTTGTCCGTGACCGAGACCTTGTCCTTGTACGCCGCAGGGTCGAAGCGCGAGTACGCGAGGTCCACTTTTCCCTTCTCCCTCACGTACCCGGCCCAGATGTCGGCATCGGAGACGGGAGCCCCCGTGTCCCTGATGATGCTGACCATTTTGCGCAGAAGCAGCATCGTCCTCTGGGACGTCTCGAACTGCTCCGCGTCGGTCCTGTTCTGCTTCAATACGGCAAGATACCTCTCCTTGTCGAATTTCCCGTCCTTGCGAAAGGCCTCGACGCTCCCCATGAGGTCGGCGAATTCCTGGTCGCTCACCGAGATACCAAGCTTCCTGGCCTCGGCGAGAAGGATATACTTGTTGATGATGTCACTGAGGACCTTTTCTTTCAGGTCGGCAAGGAGTTTGTCGTCCATCTTGTCGCGATAGAGCTGCCGGAATATCTCGAACTCGTTCTTGTACGACTCCCGGTACTCCGCGTCCCTGACGTCGAAACCACCGACCTCGGCGATCACCGTCTCCCTCTCCCTGATTGACCCTGCCCCGAAATAGAAGACGAAGACGATGATGATCACGGCAAAGATGATCTTGATAAGGTAGCTTCTAGCATATTTTCTCATGAACTTGAGCATTCGTCCTATTACCTCTAAAGAATATTGATTTTGAAACTTTAAAATAGTATATTAAGGCTGTTTTTTCAATAACTTTTAAAATTCGCGGTTGAGGGGAGAGTCGATGTTCGAATCACTCTTTGGATTTATATCAAAAGACCTGGCAATAGACCTGGGGACGGCAAACACGCTCGTCTACGTGAAAAGCCGGGGGATCGTCTCCAATGAGCCCTCCGTGGTGGCCGTTCACAAGGATTCCCGGGGGACGAAAAAGGTCATAGCCGTGGGCGAAGAGGCAAAGAAGATGCTCGGCAAGACCCCGGGAAACATCGTCGCCATCCGGCCGCTCAAGGACGGCGTCATCGCCGATTTCGAGATCACCGAGGCAATGCTCAAGTACTTCATCCAGAAGATACACAACAAGAAATCCTACGCCAGGCCCCGCATCGTCATCTCCGTGCCATCGGGCATCACCCCCGTTGAAAAGAGGGCCGTGAAGGAATCAGCGGAGTCCGCCGGTGCACGCGAGGTCTACCTCATAGAGGAACCGATGGCCGCCGCGATAGGCGTTGGACTGCCCATCACGGAGCCGAGCGGCAACATGATCGTCGACATCGGCGGGGGCACGACAGAGGTGGCCGTCATAAGCCTCGCCGGCATTGTGTACTGCAACTCGGTGCGCGTCGCGGGCGACAAGATCGACGAGGCCGTCATCCAGTACGTCAAGCGCAAGTACAACCTCCTCATCGGCGAGAGAACCGCGGAGCTGATCAAGATCAGCATCGGGTCGGCCTATCCGAGCTCGGAAGAAGAAGAGATGACCATGGAGATCAAGGGAAGGGACCTCGTGGGCGGCATCCCGAAGACGCTTGAGATCTCGTCCAAGGAGATTCGGGAGGCCATCAACGAACCGGTGAACGCCATCGTCGAGGCCGTCAGGATAGCCCTTGAAAGGACGCCGCCCGAACTCGCGTCGGACATCGTCGACAAGGGTATCGTCATAAGCGGCGGAGGGGCAATGCTCAAGAACCTGGACACCCTCATCAAGGAGGTCACCCGTCTTCCCGTCATCATTGC is part of the Syntrophorhabdus sp. genome and harbors:
- a CDS encoding methylenetetrahydrofolate reductase, with product MTAPGNLERVLTSGGFAVTAECGPPRGADPEAIRKKGGYLKGFVDAVNVTDNQTAVVRMSSMAACLILKEMGFDPVLQMTVRDRNRIALQSDILGAAALGIRNILCLSGDHQSFGDHPGAKNVYDIDSIQFVDMACAMRDEGRLSSGAEITVKPDIFIGCVENPFADPFEIRALRLAKKIAAGARFIQTQCVFNVEKFARWMEMVRDLGLHEKASILAGITPMKSPGMARYMKNSVPGMDVPDDLVERMASVPKERHREEGVAICLETIERVRAIEGVAGIHIMAIEWEEIVPDIVKGAGLHPRP
- the rsmA gene encoding ribosomal RNA small subunit methyltransferase A is translated as MLKRRFSQNLIKDGNILRKMVSLAGITAEDRVVEIGAGQGDLTRAIASSAAGVVAVELDREMMPHLEAVCLAFPNVEILPGDILGVDITSLARGRTVKVMGNIPYGITGPIIFKLIGERRSIEGAYLTVQKEIGERMTANPGTRAYGSLSVASQLVADVKVLMHIRAHVFIPPPKVDSIYLAMRFRGDAYDVDDTLLSFIRQAFSHKRKFMRRALLEVFTDAEVETLYEEMDFPRSVRAETLEPRTFRRMYEVLKKTRE
- the tsaD gene encoding tRNA (adenosine(37)-N6)-threonylcarbamoyltransferase complex transferase subunit TsaD, which encodes MVILGIDTSCDDTSVAVMEEGRKIRSHIVSSQADLHKRFGGIVPEIASRKHVEQIGAIYEEVLARAGASARDIDLVGVTAGPGLIGSVLVGLCFAKGFCLALGRPLIGVNHIEAHAMSIFLEREVDFPFVALVVSGGHTIILLMEAPCRFRVLGSTRDDAAGEAFDKIAKFLGIGYPGGRIIEEMARSGTRDYVAFPRPMMDGNTCDFSFSGLKTAFLTYAKKHTIDDSTINHVLASFQEAICDVLVSKTIRAARLARIERIVVGGGVAANGRLREVFFERSRQEGIEVMISSPEFCTDNGAMVASLASFHADAGMYSGLDIKGYSRMAMK
- a CDS encoding rod shape-determining protein — protein: MFESLFGFISKDLAIDLGTANTLVYVKSRGIVSNEPSVVAVHKDSRGTKKVIAVGEEAKKMLGKTPGNIVAIRPLKDGVIADFEITEAMLKYFIQKIHNKKSYARPRIVISVPSGITPVEKRAVKESAESAGAREVYLIEEPMAAAIGVGLPITEPSGNMIVDIGGGTTEVAVISLAGIVYCNSVRVAGDKIDEAVIQYVKRKYNLLIGERTAELIKISIGSAYPSSEEEEMTMEIKGRDLVGGIPKTLEISSKEIREAINEPVNAIVEAVRIALERTPPELASDIVDKGIVISGGGAMLKNLDTLIKEVTRLPVIIAENPLTAVVEGAGKALDEVSLLKEIATYF